The following proteins are encoded in a genomic region of Desulfosporosinus youngiae DSM 17734:
- the ffh gene encoding signal recognition particle protein, which produces MFQGLSEKLQETFKRLKGKGKLKESDVNEAMREVRVALLEADVNFKVVKDFVAKVKERSIGQEVLESLSPAQHVIKIVHEEMIELMGGATGKILISSKPPTIILLIGLQGAGKTTHAAKLANMLKKQGKHPLLVACDIYRPAAIKQLQVLGGQLNVPVFSMGQEAPRDIAKASIAHANQNGQDVVIIDTAGRLHINEELMGELRDIKSAVKPHEILLVVDAMTGQDAVNVAESFHNELGLDGVILTKLDGDTRGGGALSIKAVTGCTIKFVGIGEKMDALEPFHPDRMASRILGMGDVLTLIEKAQESFDEKKAKEMEQKLRKQEFTLDDFLDQMEQMKKMGPLSSILEMIPGVGKQAKDIKIDEKDTAHVEAIIRSMTTEERRKPVIIKDSRKKRIAKGSGTSVQDVGRLLKQFEQMQKMMKQFSAPGGMGMLGGGKKGKKGKKPKFPFPTM; this is translated from the coding sequence ATGTTTCAAGGACTAAGCGAAAAACTCCAAGAAACATTTAAGCGGCTTAAAGGAAAGGGTAAGTTAAAGGAATCTGATGTCAATGAGGCTATGCGTGAAGTTCGTGTTGCTTTGTTAGAGGCAGATGTCAACTTTAAAGTAGTCAAGGACTTTGTAGCCAAAGTTAAGGAGCGTTCGATCGGACAGGAAGTTCTCGAATCTCTGTCACCGGCCCAGCATGTAATTAAGATCGTGCATGAAGAGATGATTGAGCTCATGGGTGGTGCAACCGGTAAAATACTTATCTCCTCAAAACCACCTACTATCATACTGTTGATAGGCCTTCAAGGAGCAGGAAAAACAACTCATGCAGCTAAATTAGCCAATATGTTAAAGAAACAAGGCAAGCATCCTTTGCTGGTGGCTTGTGATATTTACCGTCCGGCCGCAATCAAGCAATTACAGGTTTTAGGCGGTCAGCTGAACGTTCCTGTATTTTCTATGGGGCAGGAGGCTCCCCGGGATATTGCTAAAGCGAGTATTGCGCATGCTAATCAGAACGGACAAGACGTTGTCATTATCGATACCGCCGGCCGTTTGCATATTAACGAAGAGTTAATGGGTGAACTCCGAGATATTAAAAGCGCCGTGAAACCTCATGAAATCTTGTTAGTTGTGGACGCTATGACTGGCCAGGATGCGGTTAATGTTGCAGAGTCGTTTCATAACGAACTGGGGCTTGATGGTGTCATTCTCACAAAACTCGATGGAGATACACGCGGCGGTGGCGCGCTTTCTATTAAAGCAGTGACCGGGTGCACCATAAAGTTTGTAGGAATCGGGGAAAAAATGGATGCCCTTGAACCTTTCCATCCGGACCGAATGGCTTCGCGGATTTTAGGAATGGGCGATGTCCTCACTCTTATTGAAAAAGCACAAGAGTCTTTTGATGAGAAAAAGGCCAAAGAAATGGAACAAAAGCTCCGCAAACAGGAGTTCACTCTTGATGATTTTTTAGATCAGATGGAGCAAATGAAAAAAATGGGGCCTCTTTCCTCAATCTTAGAAATGATTCCAGGGGTAGGGAAACAGGCAAAAGATATAAAGATTGATGAAAAAGACACGGCTCATGTTGAGGCGATTATTCGGTCCATGACGACAGAAGAGCGTCGTAAACCGGTCATCATAAAAGATTCCCGCAAAAAGAGAATCGCTAAAGGGAGCGGTACCTCGGTTCAAGATGTTGGGCGTTTATTAAAACAGTTTGAACAAATGCAAAAAATGATGAAGCAGTTTTCTGCCCCCGGCGGCATGGGAATGCTTGGAGGCGGAAAAAAAGGCAAAAAGGGCAAAAAGCCCAAGTTTCCTTTTCCAACCATGTAG
- a CDS encoding putative DNA-binding protein yields the protein MEKLAKRALLVDFYGPLLTEKQRNVWDLHYQQDLSLTEIAEVEHISRQAIHDLLKRTERILTEYEDKLGLVQRFWLEREKLMEVQTLLKGLTRTDFCSQAAYDCHQKIHTMIEDVFTNIAAS from the coding sequence ATGGAGAAACTAGCCAAAAGGGCTCTCTTAGTCGATTTTTATGGCCCGCTTCTCACGGAAAAGCAACGAAACGTTTGGGATCTTCATTATCAACAAGATTTGTCCTTGACTGAGATTGCTGAAGTAGAACATATCAGCCGTCAGGCAATTCATGATTTGCTCAAACGCACCGAAAGGATTCTCACGGAATACGAGGATAAATTGGGGCTCGTTCAGAGGTTTTGGCTAGAACGTGAGAAATTGATGGAAGTACAGACTTTATTAAAAGGATTAACCAGAACGGATTTTTGCAGTCAGGCAGCCTATGATTGTCATCAGAAGATCCATACTATGATCGAAGATGTTTTTACCAATATCGCGGCTTCCTGA
- a CDS encoding amidohydrolase, with product MSKTIIRAMVLPMTGPDAFFPEGEICIEDQRIVSVGETGSAPAGFIPDRILELPNDVVMPGLINTHTHAAMTLLRSYADDLPLMPWLQEKVWPFEDKLTDEDIYWGTSLALCEMIRSGTTTMLDMYASMDQVAEAVLLAGTRAVLSRGLIGNGPNGNRALQENIDLVHRYHGAGNGRVSIMFGPHAPYTCSAEYLQKVKTEADRLKVGIHIHVAETQDEINIIKEQQGKTPVQWLDELGLFGGHVVAAHCVHITPQDMEIFARQHVCVAHNPESNMKLSSGTAPITELRSKGVVVSLGTDGASSNNNLDLFGEMRSASYQQKLRVNTTALPAYDVLEMATIGGAQTLGLEDVGMLAPGFKADLITIDMDQPHFYPRFSIPAHLVYAAHAGDVRTVMVDGKLLMEERKLLTMDVGKVCHEAEIRAKRIFKELNG from the coding sequence ATGTCCAAAACAATAATTCGTGCAATGGTTTTGCCCATGACTGGACCGGATGCGTTTTTCCCTGAAGGGGAAATTTGCATCGAGGATCAAAGAATAGTTTCAGTCGGCGAGACAGGTTCTGCACCAGCTGGATTTATACCGGATCGCATTCTGGAATTGCCCAATGATGTGGTTATGCCTGGTTTAATTAATACTCATACCCATGCGGCCATGACCTTGCTTAGGAGTTACGCGGATGATCTGCCGCTCATGCCTTGGCTACAGGAGAAAGTATGGCCTTTCGAAGATAAATTAACAGATGAGGATATTTATTGGGGTACTTCCTTAGCGCTTTGCGAGATGATCCGCTCCGGAACAACCACGATGCTCGACATGTACGCGTCGATGGATCAAGTTGCGGAAGCGGTACTGCTAGCCGGAACCCGTGCTGTACTTTCACGTGGATTAATCGGGAATGGACCTAATGGGAATCGGGCTTTACAGGAAAACATAGACTTAGTACACCGCTATCATGGAGCAGGTAACGGACGGGTGAGCATCATGTTTGGTCCCCATGCCCCTTATACTTGCTCAGCAGAGTATCTTCAGAAGGTTAAAACTGAAGCAGACCGCCTGAAGGTAGGAATTCATATCCATGTGGCGGAGACTCAGGATGAGATCAATATTATTAAAGAACAGCAAGGCAAAACCCCTGTTCAGTGGCTGGATGAGCTTGGGCTTTTTGGCGGACATGTTGTAGCAGCACACTGTGTACACATAACACCACAGGACATGGAAATCTTTGCCCGGCAGCATGTTTGTGTTGCTCATAATCCGGAAAGCAACATGAAGCTGAGCAGCGGAACTGCCCCTATTACTGAGCTGCGCTCTAAAGGGGTTGTTGTAAGCCTTGGAACTGACGGTGCCTCAAGTAATAACAATCTGGATCTCTTTGGGGAGATGCGTTCAGCTTCCTATCAACAAAAACTGCGGGTCAATACGACGGCGCTTCCGGCATATGACGTATTGGAGATGGCAACCATCGGCGGGGCACAAACCCTCGGTTTGGAAGATGTCGGAATGTTGGCGCCAGGCTTTAAAGCAGATTTGATTACGATTGATATGGATCAACCACATTTCTATCCTCGTTTTTCTATTCCGGCCCATTTGGTCTATGCAGCTCATGCAGGAGATGTCCGCACGGTGATGGTCGATGGCAAACTTCTCATGGAGGAACGAAAGCTATTGACGATGGATGTCGGTAAGGTTTGCCATGAAGCAGAGATTCGGGCTAAACGAATTTTTAAGGAATTAAATGGTTAG
- the mtnA gene encoding S-methyl-5-thioribose-1-phosphate isomerase, translating into MKSIEWLGNTLRILDQSKLPTEIVYRDAVSYKSVAEAIENMEVRGAPAIGAAVAYGFVLGALEYQGERDGLPAFMERVQARLAETRPTAVNLFWALRRMEDRLRECWDMDDIEDVRRVLIEEAGRIAEDDRRMNRLIGEHGNEVVPEKANILTHCNAGALATVEYGTALGVIRSAHQAGKMIHVYADETRPLLQGARLTALELLQDKIPVTLIADNMAGYLMQIGKVDLVIVGADRIAANGDTANKIGTYSVAVLAHAHGIPFYVAAPTSTIDLKVASGQEIPIEERPAKEIKECFGVSVAPDEVKIFNPAFDVTPAKYITGIITEKGIVAAPYSVNLLKLMVRS; encoded by the coding sequence TTGAAATCGATCGAATGGTTAGGGAATACCTTGCGAATATTAGATCAGAGTAAGCTTCCAACGGAAATTGTCTACCGGGATGCGGTGTCCTATAAGAGTGTAGCGGAAGCTATTGAAAACATGGAAGTTCGCGGCGCACCGGCTATCGGAGCAGCTGTTGCTTATGGTTTTGTGTTAGGAGCTTTGGAGTATCAAGGGGAAAGAGACGGCTTGCCGGCCTTCATGGAACGGGTGCAAGCCAGACTTGCAGAGACTCGTCCCACGGCAGTTAATTTATTTTGGGCTTTACGCCGTATGGAGGATCGCCTGCGCGAGTGTTGGGATATGGATGACATAGAAGACGTACGCCGGGTTTTGATTGAAGAAGCGGGTCGTATCGCCGAAGATGATCGCCGTATGAATCGGCTTATTGGGGAACATGGGAATGAGGTTGTACCGGAGAAAGCTAATATTTTAACTCATTGTAACGCAGGTGCCTTAGCCACTGTGGAGTATGGAACTGCCCTGGGGGTTATTCGATCCGCTCATCAGGCCGGTAAAATGATTCATGTTTATGCGGATGAAACCCGTCCTTTATTACAAGGGGCCCGGCTAACGGCTTTAGAGCTTCTCCAAGACAAGATTCCTGTGACACTGATTGCAGATAATATGGCAGGGTACTTGATGCAAATAGGGAAGGTTGACCTTGTGATTGTAGGAGCAGACCGAATAGCGGCCAATGGGGATACCGCTAACAAAATCGGAACTTACTCCGTAGCAGTCTTAGCCCATGCTCACGGTATTCCTTTTTATGTTGCTGCACCTACTTCCACGATTGATTTAAAAGTTGCCAGCGGTCAAGAAATTCCCATTGAAGAACGGCCCGCTAAGGAAATCAAAGAGTGTTTCGGGGTGTCAGTCGCACCTGACGAAGTGAAAATTTTTAATCCGGCCTTTGATGTTACCCCGGCCAAATATATCACTGGAATAATTACAGAAAAAGGGATAGTGGCAGCGCCTTATTCCGTTAATCTTCTTAAATTAATGGTTCGATCTTAA
- the mtnP gene encoding S-methyl-5'-thioadenosine phosphorylase, whose translation MDYALIGGTGIEHFELTDQRVISVETPYGTVEPMIGKLAKHDLVFMSRHGRDHATPPHLVNYRGNIWALRELGVRKIVATAAVGSLSPNHHLGELVLLDQFLDFTKSRPLTFYEGGQQGVLHVDMTEPYCSSVRQVIIEAAKHLGLVVKNGACYVCTEGPRFETPAEIRMFQLLGADLVGMTSVPEAVLARELGMCYASIGMVTNEAAGIADHPLNHAEVMQNLKELEMNVAQLIQTTFELLTPGQKCLCASANAEVGKF comes from the coding sequence ATAGACTATGCACTTATCGGAGGAACCGGGATTGAACATTTCGAGCTGACCGATCAGCGTGTTATCTCCGTGGAAACTCCTTATGGAACAGTTGAGCCTATGATTGGCAAACTTGCTAAGCATGACCTGGTTTTTATGAGTCGCCATGGACGGGACCATGCGACTCCTCCTCATCTTGTAAATTATAGAGGTAATATTTGGGCCCTACGGGAACTTGGGGTACGAAAGATCGTTGCCACGGCGGCGGTCGGCTCCCTGTCCCCCAATCATCACTTAGGCGAGCTGGTGCTCTTAGATCAGTTTCTCGATTTTACGAAGAGCCGTCCACTGACGTTCTACGAAGGAGGACAACAAGGTGTGCTCCATGTGGACATGACTGAGCCCTATTGTTCATCTGTGCGGCAAGTAATTATAGAGGCGGCGAAGCATCTGGGACTTGTGGTTAAGAACGGGGCATGTTATGTTTGTACAGAAGGCCCTCGTTTTGAAACCCCTGCAGAGATTCGGATGTTTCAGCTTCTGGGGGCTGACCTTGTCGGAATGACAAGCGTTCCCGAAGCGGTTTTGGCTCGGGAACTTGGAATGTGTTATGCCTCCATAGGAATGGTTACCAATGAAGCAGCTGGAATCGCTGACCATCCGTTAAACCATGCAGAAGTTATGCAGAACCTTAAAGAGCTGGAGATGAACGTCGCCCAGCTCATTCAAACAACCTTTGAGTTATTGACTCCCGGTCAGAAATGCCTATGTGCATCGGCAAATGCCGAAGTCGGTAAATTTTAG
- the ftsY gene encoding signal recognition particle-docking protein FtsY produces MGFFAKLKEGLTKTRQNFVDKVEEVFTGRKKIDEELYEELEEVLIRSDVGVNTSFELVERLRKEVKQRKLSDPNQLTEVLQELIAELLGEEASLMFAEKGPSVILVVGVNGVGKTTTIGKLANWLKRDGKRVMMAAGDTFRAAAIDQLEVWGERSGVEVIKQREGADPAAVAYDAVQAAKSRNVDVVIVDTAGRLHNKVNLMEELRKVKRVMEREIPGAPHEVLLVLDATTGQNALQQAKLFQEVAGVTGIVLTKLDGTAKGGVVLGIQGETRIPVKWIGIGEGMEDLRPFVPKDFAAALFGEVDEEERF; encoded by the coding sequence ATGGGCTTTTTTGCCAAGCTGAAAGAAGGGCTTACCAAAACCAGGCAGAACTTTGTAGATAAAGTAGAAGAAGTCTTTACAGGCCGCAAGAAAATTGATGAAGAGCTGTATGAAGAACTGGAAGAGGTCTTAATCCGCTCGGATGTGGGTGTTAACACATCCTTCGAATTGGTTGAACGGTTGCGTAAAGAAGTTAAACAGCGCAAATTATCAGATCCCAATCAGCTTACTGAGGTCCTTCAGGAATTGATTGCAGAGTTGCTGGGAGAAGAAGCAAGCCTTATGTTTGCCGAGAAAGGTCCCAGTGTTATTCTTGTAGTTGGGGTCAACGGGGTTGGTAAAACCACGACCATTGGGAAGCTGGCTAATTGGTTAAAGAGAGATGGAAAACGAGTTATGATGGCTGCTGGAGATACCTTTCGAGCGGCGGCCATAGATCAACTGGAAGTTTGGGGAGAGAGATCCGGGGTTGAAGTGATCAAGCAGCGGGAAGGAGCGGACCCGGCCGCAGTCGCTTACGATGCGGTACAAGCTGCCAAGTCGCGCAATGTGGATGTTGTGATTGTGGACACCGCTGGCCGTCTGCATAACAAAGTCAATCTTATGGAAGAATTACGGAAGGTTAAGCGGGTTATGGAACGGGAAATCCCGGGGGCACCTCATGAGGTGCTGCTGGTACTGGATGCTACTACGGGACAGAATGCTTTGCAGCAAGCAAAGCTTTTTCAGGAAGTGGCTGGTGTTACTGGAATTGTCTTAACGAAGCTGGATGGTACAGCGAAAGGGGGGGTGGTGTTAGGAATTCAAGGAGAAACCCGAATTCCGGTGAAGTGGATTGGGATCGGTGAAGGAATGGAAGACCTGCGTCCTTTCGTTCCTAAAGATTTTGCGGCAGCACTTTTTGGAGAAGTTGATGAGGAGGAGAGATTCTGA
- the smc gene encoding chromosome segregation protein SMC, producing the protein MTRPENFPVFLKGIHIQGFKSFADSVKLELGQGLSVVVGPNGSGKSNIADAVRWVLGEQSAKSLRGSKMEDVIFSGSTQRRPVGMAEVSLIFDNTTGIFPLDFREVTITRRVYRDGEGQYLINKAACRLKDIQELFMDTGAGKEGFSIIGQGRVEEILTLKSEERRSLIEEAAGITKFRSRKREALKRLDATTLNLQRIEDIVQEIEGQLTPLAAQAQVAEQSLALSKEQKSLEIQAVVLDISEVKQKLTQAAQDLEILQGSAVEAQTALGIKETQSLKLKDELQQLEDKIQRKQEEVFLAEQTLNSLKHDQNLRQERFNYFDEQIERLSQEILADEHKINVLRERIKTLAAKQTILKRTVEESLHKVSAQEQKLAEARENTLAKDIERIKADLFQALTEQANCSNELTGTRHTLASLEQRIFHIEQEQQTKETERQSLVETGDHQKNELIKLAAQSQAAENEESALRAELDKLKPLRQEKALGLQKHKSRTDQARARLHALQSLEDSLEGYQRGVREVMLAKKKGINDCQGLCGTVVDLIAVEENYELAVEIALGAGMQNVVAENEQAAKRAIAYLKAHQLGRVTFLPLDVIQGYRMSVSPAVAKDSGYIGIAADLVTYDKVYRPAIEFLLGRIVVVTDMEAATRIARASGYKLRIVTLEGDQVYPGGSLSGGSIQRKGGNLLARSREIEALREALAQLEKDLAAKERECLAQDQHQTEIQESIERLALQLRNEQELQVKLKAQHENVLSQIRRLAGDLLGLGLRHEETTAEKNELLIRLASLTERMEIAEKTSVHLREEFNLREAEAKAVAEEIETYVETLTQEKIQLAKWEQELTQCLDQFAQERKEIRENELNLSEKKQKKVSIQEARRNLEEELDSLSQQLAQQSGVQETQQYALMECRRAREGLSSSVLELEQEIHTMRQGAHTLEQRLHANELRNVRWETECQAGLARLAEEFSLTWEEGMLYRTEENKAVLWKRVQVIKREIEELGPINQAAIEEYPKILKRREFMLTQQKDLVEANQTLRQLISELDKTMSERFIESFTAVNQAFQEVFKELFDGGHAELQLVEPERILETGVEIIAQPPGKRPQLLSLLSGGERALTAIAILFALLRVKPSPFCILDEIEASLDDANVQRFAQYIHRLSDSTQFIVVSHRKGTMESADVLYGITMEECGVSKLLSVKLDGRQKTPVAL; encoded by the coding sequence ATGACTAGACCTGAGAATTTCCCGGTTTTTTTAAAGGGAATTCATATTCAGGGATTCAAGTCGTTCGCTGATTCTGTTAAATTAGAGTTGGGTCAGGGATTAAGCGTGGTTGTTGGTCCAAATGGGAGCGGAAAGAGTAATATCGCCGATGCGGTTCGCTGGGTTTTAGGAGAGCAAAGTGCCAAAAGCCTTCGGGGATCAAAGATGGAAGATGTTATTTTTTCAGGCAGCACCCAGCGCCGCCCGGTTGGAATGGCTGAAGTTTCCCTGATTTTTGATAATACCACTGGGATTTTTCCATTGGATTTCCGGGAAGTCACGATTACACGCAGAGTTTATCGTGATGGTGAAGGTCAATATCTTATTAATAAGGCAGCTTGCCGGCTCAAAGATATTCAAGAACTATTTATGGATACGGGAGCCGGAAAAGAAGGGTTTTCGATCATTGGGCAGGGGCGGGTTGAGGAAATCTTAACCTTGAAATCAGAAGAACGCCGATCACTAATTGAAGAGGCGGCGGGGATTACTAAGTTCCGATCCAGGAAACGCGAGGCACTAAAGCGTTTGGATGCAACGACTTTGAATCTCCAACGCATCGAAGATATTGTGCAGGAAATTGAGGGACAACTGACTCCTCTGGCTGCCCAAGCCCAAGTGGCCGAACAGAGCCTCGCGCTTTCCAAAGAGCAAAAGAGCCTGGAAATTCAGGCCGTCGTGCTCGACATTTCTGAGGTTAAACAAAAGCTGACCCAAGCTGCGCAGGATTTAGAAATCCTTCAAGGGAGCGCGGTGGAGGCTCAGACAGCTTTAGGAATCAAGGAAACTCAGAGTCTGAAACTGAAAGATGAACTTCAACAGTTAGAGGATAAGATACAGCGGAAGCAAGAAGAGGTTTTTCTTGCAGAACAAACGTTAAACTCCTTAAAACATGACCAGAATCTTCGCCAAGAGCGTTTTAATTACTTCGATGAGCAAATTGAACGATTGAGCCAAGAGATTCTTGCGGATGAACATAAAATCAATGTTTTACGGGAACGGATTAAAACCCTGGCTGCCAAACAGACAATTTTAAAACGAACCGTTGAAGAGTCGCTCCATAAAGTCAGTGCGCAAGAACAGAAATTAGCTGAAGCAAGAGAGAATACCTTAGCCAAAGATATTGAGCGCATTAAAGCCGACCTATTCCAAGCGCTGACAGAGCAAGCCAATTGTTCTAATGAACTGACTGGCACCCGTCATACCCTTGCTTCGCTTGAACAGCGAATTTTTCATATTGAGCAAGAGCAGCAAACCAAAGAAACGGAACGTCAGTCTTTGGTGGAGACCGGTGATCATCAGAAAAATGAACTGATCAAGCTGGCAGCGCAATCTCAAGCTGCGGAAAACGAAGAATCAGCGTTACGGGCAGAGTTAGATAAACTGAAACCTCTTCGTCAGGAAAAAGCCCTCGGGCTCCAGAAGCACAAATCCCGAACGGATCAAGCCAGAGCACGGCTGCATGCTTTGCAATCCTTAGAAGATTCTTTAGAAGGTTATCAGCGCGGAGTTCGCGAGGTGATGCTGGCTAAGAAAAAGGGGATCAATGATTGTCAGGGACTCTGTGGGACAGTGGTTGACCTGATTGCGGTTGAGGAAAACTATGAGTTAGCTGTGGAAATTGCTTTGGGAGCCGGAATGCAAAATGTTGTTGCGGAAAATGAGCAGGCGGCCAAACGAGCCATCGCCTATTTGAAGGCCCATCAATTAGGCCGGGTAACCTTCCTTCCCCTTGATGTGATTCAAGGGTACAGGATGTCCGTGAGCCCAGCGGTAGCGAAGGATAGTGGTTATATAGGGATCGCAGCTGACTTAGTCACTTATGATAAAGTATACCGGCCTGCAATAGAGTTCTTGCTCGGCCGTATTGTTGTTGTTACGGATATGGAAGCGGCGACTCGGATTGCGCGGGCATCAGGATATAAATTGCGTATTGTGACTTTAGAAGGGGACCAAGTTTACCCGGGAGGCTCTCTTAGTGGAGGGAGTATTCAACGTAAAGGCGGGAATTTACTCGCCAGGTCACGTGAAATAGAGGCACTGCGTGAAGCCTTGGCGCAATTAGAAAAGGATTTAGCGGCAAAAGAACGGGAATGCTTAGCACAAGATCAACATCAAACGGAAATTCAGGAAAGCATTGAGAGGTTAGCCCTCCAACTTCGGAATGAGCAAGAACTTCAGGTCAAGCTTAAGGCGCAGCACGAGAATGTATTGAGCCAAATCCGGCGGTTAGCAGGGGATTTGCTGGGGTTAGGCCTGCGTCATGAGGAGACAACAGCAGAAAAGAATGAACTCCTTATTCGCCTGGCGAGTTTAACGGAACGAATGGAAATTGCGGAAAAAACCTCAGTTCATTTACGTGAGGAGTTTAATCTCAGAGAGGCCGAAGCCAAAGCTGTGGCAGAAGAAATTGAAACTTATGTAGAAACCCTGACTCAGGAGAAAATCCAGCTTGCCAAGTGGGAGCAAGAATTAACTCAATGCTTAGATCAATTTGCCCAAGAGCGCAAAGAAATCCGGGAAAACGAGTTGAACCTTTCTGAGAAGAAGCAGAAGAAGGTTAGCATCCAAGAAGCCCGTCGAAACCTTGAAGAGGAACTCGATTCGCTGAGCCAGCAGCTGGCGCAGCAATCAGGAGTCCAGGAAACACAGCAATATGCCCTAATGGAATGCAGACGAGCCCGGGAAGGGTTATCGAGCAGCGTCCTTGAATTAGAGCAAGAGATTCATACTATGCGCCAAGGGGCGCATACACTTGAACAGCGCCTGCATGCTAATGAACTCCGGAATGTCCGCTGGGAAACGGAGTGTCAGGCAGGGTTAGCCCGTTTAGCTGAGGAATTCTCTCTGACCTGGGAAGAGGGAATGCTTTATCGGACCGAAGAAAATAAAGCCGTCTTGTGGAAAAGAGTTCAAGTAATTAAACGGGAAATAGAAGAATTAGGTCCTATCAATCAAGCGGCTATTGAAGAATATCCAAAGATCCTTAAGCGTCGGGAATTCATGTTGACTCAACAGAAGGATTTAGTCGAAGCGAACCAGACGTTGCGCCAATTGATTTCCGAATTGGATAAGACTATGAGTGAACGATTTATTGAAAGCTTTACAGCGGTGAATCAGGCTTTTCAAGAGGTATTCAAAGAGCTTTTTGATGGCGGACATGCTGAACTTCAATTAGTCGAACCAGAACGTATCCTGGAAACAGGCGTTGAGATTATAGCTCAGCCGCCGGGTAAAAGGCCTCAGCTCTTATCTCTTTTGTCTGGGGGAGAACGGGCCTTAACGGCAATTGCTATTTTGTTTGCTCTCTTAAGAGTAAAACCAAGTCCTTTTTGTATTCTGGACGAGATTGAGGCTTCACTGGACGATGCCAACGTTCAGAGATTTGCCCAATACATTCACCGCTTATCAGATTCCACTCAGTTTATTGTAGTCTCACACCGTAAAGGGACCATGGAATCCGCCGATGTATTATATGGAATAACTATGGAGGAATGCGGAGTTTCGAAGCTGCTTTCAGTTAAGCTGGACGGACGGCAGAAGACACCGGTTGCCCTTTAG
- the rnc gene encoding ribonuclease III: MVEKKSSVSEKPKKTGGRPGRKKYALTSPKLEPGVKLAKRLELGIPPNRLFTTALTHPSYVFENPQFGKENNQRLEFLGDAILDFVVAEYLYLSYPERPEGELTKMRAAVVNETTLARKAHEIELGQELLLGKGELVSGGRERPSILADAWEAVIGAIYLQYGFQEARRVILELLKPAIEEVAKGNYGDYKTVLQEKAQREEKEVSYQILLEEGPDHNKCFTAGVFVAGDLMGKGTGRTKKEAEQHAAQQVLDHWRRESDD, translated from the coding sequence ATGGTCGAAAAAAAATCCAGTGTATCTGAGAAACCGAAGAAAACGGGAGGAAGGCCGGGGCGGAAAAAATACGCCCTGACTTCCCCAAAACTTGAGCCAGGGGTAAAGTTAGCTAAACGATTGGAGTTGGGAATTCCGCCCAATCGGCTGTTTACCACGGCCTTGACCCATCCTTCATATGTGTTTGAAAATCCTCAATTTGGCAAGGAAAATAACCAACGCTTAGAGTTTTTGGGGGATGCAATCTTAGATTTTGTCGTTGCCGAATATTTGTATTTGAGTTACCCGGAAAGACCTGAAGGGGAGCTTACGAAGATGCGGGCGGCTGTGGTCAACGAAACGACCCTGGCTCGTAAGGCGCATGAAATAGAGTTAGGGCAGGAATTATTATTGGGCAAGGGAGAACTGGTGTCGGGTGGCCGTGAACGGCCTTCTATTTTAGCGGATGCCTGGGAAGCGGTTATCGGAGCGATTTACTTACAATATGGGTTTCAAGAAGCCCGCAGAGTTATTTTAGAATTACTTAAACCTGCCATCGAAGAAGTGGCAAAAGGGAATTACGGGGATTATAAAACCGTGCTTCAAGAAAAAGCACAGCGGGAAGAAAAAGAAGTCAGCTATCAGATCCTCTTGGAAGAAGGTCCTGATCACAACAAATGCTTTACAGCCGGAGTCTTTGTAGCAGGGGATCTTATGGGGAAGGGTACCGGACGAACCAAAAAAGAAGCCGAACAACATGCTGCTCAGCAAGTTCTGGATCATTGGAGGAGGGAGAGCGATGACTAG